Proteins from one Corynebacterium testudinoris genomic window:
- a CDS encoding protein adenylyltransferase SelO — protein MSTPHLEHTFATDLPELVMLWSAEESPSPQLLVLNEPLAVELGLDVDWLRSPEGIEFLLGHGEGTVAMAYSGHQFGQFSPQLGDGRALLLGEILTPGGSRRDLHIKGSGPTPFSRGGDGRGALGPMLREYLVSEAMHALGMPTTRSLAVLSTGRKIQRGRVVPGAVLVRVADSHIRIGTMQYTRLKDDTPGLAGRLAEHVRLRHYPEVDNALELFTAIMDSQVATVAAWMRLGFIHGVMNTDNTTLSGETIDYGPCAFMDSYDPATVYSSIDTQGRYAYRNQPAILGWNFARLAESMLPLFTPDGDDDAGLSAAREAMETFPERWEKAKTRELSRALDIPTSATDVIEGYESLLLAHSPDLTRFHRGLVNAADGDETILRELIPAEDLDPWLARWRDHHPDAATLAKIHPLYIPRNHLVEEALDAATDGDLDPFHKLISAVTNPFDEQLSLVRYAHPAPEDFGPYRTFCGT, from the coding sequence ATGAGCACCCCGCACCTGGAGCACACCTTCGCCACCGATCTCCCCGAGCTGGTCATGCTCTGGTCCGCCGAGGAATCACCTAGTCCCCAGCTGCTCGTTCTCAATGAGCCACTGGCTGTTGAACTCGGCCTCGACGTCGATTGGCTCCGCAGTCCAGAGGGCATTGAGTTCCTTCTCGGCCACGGCGAGGGCACTGTCGCCATGGCATATTCGGGGCATCAATTCGGGCAATTCTCACCCCAGCTTGGCGACGGTCGCGCCCTCCTACTCGGCGAAATCCTCACCCCAGGAGGGTCCCGGCGGGACCTCCACATCAAAGGCTCCGGGCCCACTCCCTTCTCCCGGGGTGGCGATGGGCGCGGTGCGCTCGGCCCAATGCTGCGGGAGTACCTCGTCTCCGAGGCGATGCATGCCCTGGGCATGCCGACGACCCGTTCGCTGGCAGTGCTGAGCACGGGCCGGAAAATTCAGCGTGGCCGGGTCGTGCCAGGAGCGGTGCTCGTGCGGGTCGCCGATAGCCACATCCGCATTGGCACGATGCAGTACACCCGGCTTAAGGATGACACCCCGGGGCTTGCTGGCCGCCTCGCCGAGCACGTCCGACTCCGGCACTACCCAGAGGTCGACAACGCCCTTGAACTGTTCACCGCCATCATGGATAGCCAGGTCGCCACCGTCGCCGCGTGGATGCGGCTCGGTTTCATCCACGGGGTGATGAACACCGACAACACCACCCTGAGCGGCGAGACCATCGACTATGGCCCCTGCGCATTCATGGACTCTTACGATCCGGCGACGGTGTACAGCTCCATCGATACCCAGGGCCGCTACGCCTATCGCAACCAACCGGCCATCTTGGGGTGGAACTTCGCCCGACTCGCGGAGTCGATGCTCCCGCTATTCACCCCGGATGGCGACGACGACGCGGGTCTTTCCGCCGCCCGCGAAGCGATGGAGACGTTTCCCGAGCGCTGGGAGAAGGCGAAAACCCGGGAGCTGAGCCGAGCCCTCGACATCCCCACCAGCGCGACCGACGTCATTGAGGGGTACGAGTCCCTGCTGCTAGCCCACTCCCCCGACCTCACCCGTTTCCACCGAGGCCTCGTCAACGCCGCCGACGGCGACGAGACGATCCTGCGCGAGCTCATTCCGGCCGAGGATCTCGATCCGTGGCTCGCCCGCTGGCGCGACCACCACCCGGATGCCGCCACTCTCGCCAAGATCCATCCCCTCTACATCCCGCGCAATCACCTCGTCGAGGAAGCACTCGACGCAGCCACCGACGGCGACCTCGACCCCTTCCACAAGCTCATCAGCGCCGTGACGAACCCCTTCGACGAGCAGCTCTCCCTGGTGCGCTACGCCCATCCGGCACCGGAGGATTTTGGCCCCTACCGCACGTTCTGTGGCACCTAG
- a CDS encoding MFS transporter, with product MTIDTKAVVGATTPVRGSRTSLALLALSVGGFGIGLTEFVIAGLLTEVATDLNVSIPAAGHLVGAYALAVVPGALVLTPFLMRRAPRVALVTLLALFVVGNVLSAWSPNYEVMFAGRIVAALAHGGYFGIGAVLAGSLVSPARQASAISILFAGLTVANVLGVPLGSFIGQQWGWRAVFWLISVVGVIALIGMATLVPHTDPEQNQLPVRQQFASLAKPQVLSSLVTTALIFGGMFGVFTYIEPLLRNVTGYSAAAIPWLLVLFGGGLFIGNVFGGRAADRDPDKAVLMLSILLPIVILALGIGAENPWVTAVLLTLMGAVGFATVPGLQARVMRHARGATTLASAANIAAFNLGNTVGVSLAGAAIGAGWGFRSPTVVGAGLTVIGLITVSLAIARTVRSHPQG from the coding sequence ATGACCATCGACACAAAGGCAGTTGTGGGGGCCACCACCCCAGTCCGGGGCTCCCGGACCTCACTAGCCTTGCTTGCTCTCAGCGTGGGCGGCTTCGGTATCGGCTTGACCGAATTCGTCATCGCGGGCCTGCTCACGGAAGTTGCCACTGACCTCAACGTTTCTATCCCCGCCGCAGGACACCTCGTCGGCGCCTATGCCCTCGCCGTGGTGCCCGGCGCGCTCGTCCTCACCCCGTTTCTCATGCGCCGGGCGCCGAGAGTGGCCTTGGTGACACTGCTGGCGCTATTCGTCGTCGGCAATGTCCTCTCGGCGTGGTCACCTAACTACGAGGTGATGTTTGCCGGCCGGATCGTCGCAGCGCTCGCCCACGGCGGGTATTTCGGAATCGGCGCGGTCTTAGCCGGTTCGCTGGTCTCACCCGCCCGGCAGGCCTCGGCCATTTCGATCCTGTTCGCCGGGCTCACCGTCGCGAATGTGCTCGGTGTTCCTCTGGGCAGCTTCATCGGCCAGCAGTGGGGCTGGCGCGCGGTGTTCTGGCTCATCAGCGTCGTTGGCGTGATCGCCCTCATCGGCATGGCAACGCTCGTTCCCCATACGGATCCCGAGCAGAATCAACTGCCCGTCCGGCAGCAGTTTGCCTCCCTGGCCAAGCCTCAGGTGCTGTCGTCCTTGGTCACCACTGCTCTCATCTTTGGCGGCATGTTCGGGGTCTTTACCTACATCGAACCCCTCCTGCGCAATGTGACGGGCTACTCTGCCGCAGCCATCCCCTGGCTGCTGGTGCTCTTCGGTGGTGGCCTGTTCATCGGCAACGTCTTTGGTGGCCGGGCAGCCGATCGTGATCCCGATAAGGCGGTCTTGATGTTGTCGATCCTGCTTCCGATCGTCATCCTCGCCTTGGGGATTGGGGCGGAGAATCCGTGGGTGACGGCGGTCCTACTCACACTCATGGGTGCGGTTGGTTTTGCCACTGTCCCGGGGTTGCAAGCCCGCGTCATGCGCCACGCACGGGGAGCCACCACCTTGGCGTCGGCCGCGAATATTGCCGCCTTCAACCTGGGCAACACGGTGGGGGTGAGCCTCGCGGGCGCGGCTATCGGCGCTGGCTGGGGATTCCGTAGCCCCACCGTGGTGGGAGCGGGATTGACCGTCATCGGGCTCATCACTGTGAGCCTGGCCATCGCTCGGACGGTGCGCTCTCATCCCCAGGGATGA
- a CDS encoding helix-turn-helix transcriptional regulator, giving the protein MEDYPEVTNPARTHESRAEDLGEFLRSRRDRLTPDDVGVPSYGRRRVAGLRREELAQLAGVSVTYYTRLEQGQSQNASDSVIESLARALRLDADETAHLFTLARPGMVKTRPIPAKPERPAPGATKLLQAMESVPALILGRRNDILAWNRAGHLLLAGHLDVNAPNCEDDRPNQLKMLFLDPHTRELYRDWESEAALSVASLRYIAGQFPEDRRMYELIGELNVRSDDFARLWLQHTVQLCTSGVKRLHHPEVGDLDLDYEVLHLPDGDGQRILTHYAEPGSSAHSAVQLLLNS; this is encoded by the coding sequence ATGGAGGACTATCCAGAAGTGACCAATCCAGCACGCACCCACGAATCACGAGCCGAAGACCTCGGAGAGTTTCTCCGTTCCCGGAGGGATCGGCTCACCCCCGACGACGTTGGAGTTCCGTCCTACGGTCGCCGCCGGGTAGCGGGCCTGCGGCGCGAGGAACTCGCCCAGCTCGCCGGGGTCTCCGTCACCTACTACACCCGGCTCGAGCAAGGTCAGTCCCAAAACGCTTCCGATTCGGTCATCGAGTCGTTGGCCCGCGCCCTGCGGCTTGATGCGGATGAGACCGCCCATCTTTTCACCCTCGCCCGGCCGGGCATGGTGAAGACCCGACCCATCCCAGCCAAACCCGAACGTCCCGCCCCAGGCGCCACCAAGCTGCTCCAGGCCATGGAGTCCGTGCCTGCACTGATCCTCGGCCGCCGGAATGACATTCTCGCCTGGAATCGGGCCGGGCATCTCCTCTTAGCTGGGCACCTCGACGTTAACGCCCCCAACTGCGAAGACGATCGCCCCAACCAGTTGAAAATGCTCTTCCTCGACCCCCATACCCGCGAGCTCTACCGCGACTGGGAGTCCGAAGCCGCGCTATCGGTGGCGTCCCTCCGCTATATCGCCGGGCAATTCCCGGAGGACCGTCGCATGTACGAACTGATCGGGGAACTCAACGTCCGCAGCGATGACTTCGCCCGCCTCTGGCTACAACATACGGTCCAACTGTGCACGAGCGGCGTCAAGCGGCTGCATCACCCCGAAGTCGGCGACCTCGATCTTGATTACGAGGTCCTCCACCTGCCCGATGGGGACGGCCAACGCATCCTCACCCATTACGCGGAACCCGGTAGCAGCGCCCACTCGGCCGTGCAGTTGCTTCTCAACTCTTGA
- the cobA gene encoding uroporphyrinogen-III C-methyltransferase, protein MESSNVVPGVTLVGGGPGAWDLITVRGANALREADVILTDHLGPTDQLDRLIDVAGKEIIDVSKLPYERQVTQERTNELIVEHARAGKKVVRLKGGDPYVFGRGFEELQVCREAGIPCDVVPGVTSAVSVPGAAGVPITQRGVVHSFTVVSGHLPPGHRSSLVDWSALAQTGGTISVIMGVRHVRAIADALMAAGLGAGTPAAIIQEGTTAGQRSFRCTLGTLADTMAAEDVQAPAVYVIGEVAGL, encoded by the coding sequence ATGGAATCAAGCAATGTTGTGCCCGGAGTGACCTTGGTGGGCGGGGGCCCGGGAGCGTGGGACCTCATCACCGTGCGCGGGGCGAATGCGCTGCGGGAAGCAGATGTCATTCTCACCGACCACCTGGGACCGACGGATCAATTGGACCGGCTCATCGATGTGGCTGGCAAGGAGATCATCGACGTGTCCAAATTGCCGTATGAGCGGCAGGTCACGCAGGAGAGGACGAACGAGCTCATTGTTGAGCACGCGCGCGCCGGGAAAAAGGTCGTGCGGCTCAAGGGCGGTGATCCGTACGTATTTGGGCGCGGGTTCGAGGAGCTGCAGGTATGCCGCGAGGCGGGCATCCCCTGCGATGTGGTGCCTGGAGTGACCAGCGCGGTGTCCGTTCCCGGTGCCGCGGGTGTTCCCATCACCCAACGCGGGGTCGTGCATTCCTTCACTGTGGTGTCGGGGCACCTGCCACCCGGGCATCGGTCGTCGCTCGTGGACTGGTCCGCCCTCGCGCAGACCGGGGGCACGATCTCGGTGATCATGGGAGTGCGCCACGTCCGTGCCATTGCCGACGCGCTCATGGCCGCCGGACTTGGTGCGGGTACCCCGGCCGCGATCATTCAGGAAGGAACCACGGCCGGCCAGCGAAGCTTCCGCTGCACGTTGGGAACCTTGGCGGACACGATGGCGGCGGAAGACGTGCAGGCCCCGGCCGTGTACGTCATCGGCGAAGTCGCCGGGTTGTAG